A single Methanolobus sp. ZRKC5 DNA region contains:
- a CDS encoding diadenylate cyclase yields MDSTEVVVNAAIRLAEELKSTAIIISGDINLEKPETSIPVYFASRKQKTLIDHLVASSKTKEDRSKVILDKINQQASGKTEHVENISAIEFMMEEIEEGTVIGIVDNKDSYAIVVHNLADNHIVKIFRECEERISSELLRAVLKVAFDISNTGREGKQVGTAFIVGDVEEVMMRSHQMILNPYTGQSEEDRDVLDKMNWESIKEFAQLDGVFVISEDGKVEAAGRYLDVDARDISVEKGLGGRHVSAAAITRDTVSIAITVSESGGVIHIYMDGKELLHIESAERAIHIQ; encoded by the coding sequence TTGGACAGTACAGAAGTAGTTGTCAACGCTGCTATAAGGCTCGCAGAAGAACTGAAGTCTACTGCTATTATAATATCCGGAGATATTAATTTAGAAAAACCAGAGACATCCATACCTGTTTATTTCGCAAGCCGCAAACAAAAAACACTAATAGACCACCTTGTGGCAAGCAGTAAAACAAAAGAAGACCGATCAAAGGTAATTTTGGATAAGATCAACCAGCAGGCTTCCGGAAAAACAGAACATGTGGAAAACATTTCAGCTATTGAGTTCATGATGGAAGAAATTGAAGAAGGTACTGTGATAGGAATAGTAGACAATAAGGATTCATATGCCATCGTAGTCCATAATCTTGCTGACAATCATATAGTTAAAATTTTCAGAGAATGTGAAGAAAGGATATCATCTGAATTATTGCGTGCAGTATTAAAAGTGGCTTTTGACATATCCAACACCGGACGAGAAGGAAAACAGGTGGGCACAGCGTTTATAGTAGGCGATGTTGAAGAAGTTATGATGCGTTCACATCAAATGATCCTGAATCCATACACAGGGCAGAGTGAAGAAGATAGAGATGTTCTGGATAAGATGAACTGGGAATCCATTAAAGAATTCGCCCAACTTGACGGTGTTTTTGTTATATCGGAAGACGGAAAGGTGGAGGCTGCAGGCAGATACCTGGATGTGGATGCAAGAGATATATCCGTTGAAAAAGGTCTTGGTGGACGCCACGTATCAGCTGCAGCAATTACAAGAGATACAGTATCTATCGCCATAACAGTATCAGAATCAGGCGGTGTGATCCACATATATATGGATGGGAAAGAGTTGTTGCATATAGAATCTGCAGAAAGAGCTATTCACATTCAATGA
- the thpR gene encoding RNA 2',3'-cyclic phosphodiesterase has product MRTFVAVDFPEELRNKIADIQSKFDDFKFKFVDSHIVHITMKFLGDISEDKIAEISNALDLVKCEPFEAQVRGVGVFPKPNFAKVIWLGCNGDFDKLHELVNSSLSSFEFEHNPHLFSAHATLARVKYLPKKKKAEFLELLEELADVDLGTMQVDTVKLKKSTLTPHGPVYETLHKVSLK; this is encoded by the coding sequence GTGAGAACTTTTGTTGCGGTAGATTTCCCTGAAGAGTTGCGCAATAAAATTGCTGATATCCAGTCAAAATTCGATGATTTCAAATTCAAATTTGTAGATTCACACATAGTACATATTACCATGAAATTTTTGGGCGATATTTCTGAGGATAAGATCGCAGAGATTTCAAATGCTCTTGATTTAGTAAAGTGTGAACCCTTTGAAGCACAGGTAAGGGGGGTTGGTGTATTCCCAAAGCCAAATTTCGCCAAGGTCATATGGTTGGGTTGCAACGGGGATTTTGATAAGCTACATGAATTGGTAAACAGCTCACTTTCTTCCTTTGAGTTTGAACATAATCCTCATCTTTTCAGTGCCCACGCAACTCTTGCCAGGGTCAAGTACCTGCCAAAAAAGAAAAAAGCAGAGTTTCTGGAATTACTCGAGGAGTTGGCAGACGTAGATCTTGGGACAATGCAGGTTGATACGGTAAAACTGAAAAAAAGTACGCTGACTCCACATGGTCCCGTATATGAGACCTTGCATAAGGTCAGCCTGAAATAA
- a CDS encoding FAD:protein FMN transferase, whose translation MNYKTVAIGLIAIFTVLLMINYIADEDTDITIEQESYSQTRSLMDTTVTISILTSNETYASEVIERAFNKMYYVDRVMNNYDNNSELSMLNEEGFVNNADLELAYVVDRSKYYSQRSKGAFDISIQPVLDLWASKYSPGGTYEDPTPEEINETLILVNYSAIVIDGNNITLGNGMKITLGGVAKGYAVDLAIESLIDDGIISGFVNAGGDGRYIGSKPDESSWRVGLQNPEKSEDSVTIMDIKDMAVATSGNYERYFNDTAKVSHIADPRTGYTSQNLISATVIASSAMDADAFATAVFILGEKDGINMVEDLDGIECLLITTDKRIVRSSGFSSYENN comes from the coding sequence ATGAACTATAAAACTGTTGCCATTGGACTGATAGCGATTTTCACAGTATTATTAATGATAAATTATATCGCTGACGAGGATACCGATATTACCATTGAACAAGAAAGCTATTCGCAAACCAGAAGCCTGATGGACACTACAGTTACCATATCAATCCTAACTTCCAACGAAACATATGCTTCGGAAGTTATCGAACGTGCTTTTAACAAAATGTATTATGTTGACAGGGTGATGAACAACTACGACAACAATAGTGAACTAAGCATGCTTAATGAAGAAGGATTTGTGAATAATGCAGACCTTGAACTTGCCTATGTCGTTGACAGATCCAAATACTATTCCCAAAGAAGCAAAGGAGCTTTTGACATATCCATACAGCCTGTTCTTGACCTGTGGGCAAGTAAGTACAGCCCTGGCGGAACCTACGAAGATCCAACACCTGAGGAGATCAATGAAACACTTATATTGGTGAATTATTCGGCCATAGTAATCGACGGGAACAACATCACCCTTGGCAACGGTATGAAAATCACACTTGGAGGAGTTGCAAAGGGATATGCCGTAGACCTGGCAATAGAATCACTGATTGATGATGGTATTATTTCAGGATTTGTCAATGCCGGTGGTGACGGCAGATATATTGGCAGCAAGCCGGATGAAAGTTCGTGGAGAGTAGGATTGCAGAATCCGGAAAAAAGCGAAGATTCAGTGACGATTATGGATATTAAAGATATGGCTGTTGCTACAAGCGGGAACTACGAGCGCTATTTCAATGATACTGCAAAAGTTTCCCATATAGCAGACCCCCGAACAGGTTATACATCACAGAATCTCATAAGTGCAACTGTTATAGCCAGTTCTGCAATGGATGCGGATGCATTTGCTACTGCAGTTTTCATTCTTGGAGAAAAAGATGGCATAAATATGGTCGAAGATCTCGACGGCATAGAGTGCCTGCTCATAACAACGGATAAAAGAATCGTACGTTCCAGTGGTTTTTCCAGTTATGAGAACAATTAA
- the mmcA gene encoding methanogenesis multiheme c-type cytochrome codes for MAKLNVILIGILVVMFAASGVYAFIGYSGNGAMSAHYMTEQKWSDSSCSGCHVGMYEEVSESYHVGQDLKKWSSIMEYGVAVDGIDEDAMSVTYGQVHPGGGYMADYGVDIDCMICHEQVGGYDFEARAERIAAGDFENANEAAIEESRAELQKEPLYMAGYVLDVLAPVPLVTEIHDEVNGAPGKALCGSNCHTGDIATTAVAWTLEDSAYYDVHDNVDCQECHETEEHKIGSREYLFASGPTHMETEAGVKDCDSSGCHEDISHGGMVDAHLDFLSCESCHIPSLPGSDVTGTPVIKEFSWANGVREDVTYDSEFTPTLAWSEGVYYDLLPIAQEREEDSVLKPFNIINGIWWDEGTDVDVFADPDNSSLIGTPIVPADVLSADADNDGDVTEDELRSYDGDMDGSPDYPNAVLRHVDMYYQVSHNIVSSSVGLAEPLECADCHGASASDTLQNVHFGDSIKDCSECHDLVPVINWKSLGYDSDPAETNPPTDFSANTISVTIPGAKPTEVEREPAF; via the coding sequence ATGGCTAAATTAAATGTAATTCTTATTGGAATCCTCGTAGTGATGTTCGCTGCATCCGGCGTGTATGCTTTTATTGGCTACAGCGGAAATGGGGCTATGTCTGCTCATTATATGACCGAGCAGAAATGGTCTGACAGTTCGTGCAGTGGTTGTCATGTAGGTATGTACGAGGAAGTTTCCGAATCATATCATGTTGGACAGGATTTGAAGAAATGGTCATCGATCATGGAATATGGCGTTGCAGTTGACGGTATTGACGAAGACGCAATGTCTGTAACATACGGCCAGGTCCACCCTGGTGGCGGTTACATGGCAGACTACGGAGTCGATATTGATTGTATGATCTGTCATGAGCAGGTTGGTGGATATGACTTTGAGGCACGTGCAGAAAGAATAGCTGCAGGTGATTTCGAGAACGCCAACGAAGCCGCAATTGAAGAATCAAGGGCGGAATTGCAGAAAGAACCACTTTATATGGCAGGCTACGTGCTTGATGTTCTGGCACCTGTTCCACTTGTAACTGAAATACATGATGAGGTTAATGGTGCTCCAGGCAAGGCACTCTGTGGAAGCAACTGTCACACAGGTGATATCGCAACAACTGCAGTAGCATGGACACTTGAAGATTCTGCTTATTATGATGTTCACGATAATGTCGATTGCCAGGAATGCCACGAAACAGAAGAACACAAGATTGGTAGCCGTGAATACCTGTTTGCTTCGGGACCAACACATATGGAAACAGAAGCAGGTGTAAAGGACTGTGATTCATCAGGCTGTCACGAGGACATATCGCATGGCGGAATGGTTGATGCTCACCTTGATTTCCTAAGCTGTGAGTCATGCCACATCCCGTCACTTCCGGGTAGCGATGTCACAGGTACTCCTGTTATTAAAGAATTCAGCTGGGCAAATGGTGTTCGTGAAGATGTCACATATGATTCAGAGTTCACACCTACACTTGCATGGTCCGAGGGTGTTTACTACGATCTTCTGCCAATAGCACAGGAACGTGAAGAGGACTCTGTCCTAAAACCATTCAATATTATCAATGGTATCTGGTGGGATGAAGGGACTGATGTGGATGTATTCGCAGATCCTGATAATAGTTCTTTAATTGGTACTCCGATAGTTCCTGCAGATGTACTCAGTGCAGACGCAGACAACGATGGTGATGTAACTGAAGATGAGCTTCGGTCATATGATGGTGACATGGATGGTAGTCCGGATTATCCAAATGCAGTTCTCAGGCATGTGGATATGTACTATCAGGTAAGCCATAATATTGTCAGTTCCAGTGTAGGTCTTGCTGAGCCGCTTGAATGTGCAGATTGCCATGGAGCATCAGCTTCAGATACACTTCAGAATGTCCACTTCGGAGATTCTATAAAGGATTGTTCAGAATGCCATGATCTTGTACCTGTGATCAACTGGAAATCATTGGGCTATGATAGCGATCCGGCAGAGACTAATCCACCGACAGATTTCTCCGCTAATACAATTAGTGTGACAATTCCAGGTGCAAAGCCTACTGAAGTAGAAAGGGAGCCTGCATTCTAA
- the rnfC gene encoding Rnf electron transport complex subunit RnfC, giving the protein MEIKTLDKLPEKIIIPLRQHRGAVCEPLVKKGDRVLIGQKIGDSEEYYSSAVHSSVCGEVIAIEEAAHPDGNKSMSVIIQPEDSNETVVFSPSKDLTPEKLAELIKESGIVEHYGMPTHTVLKPTGKNIDTVLINATSSEWIGGTFGTPKEYASQVMDALKLLMKAAGAKKGAIVLRTDDNDSIDAFEGIEVDNKKLRVAPLVGGRKIGYYFNEQESDIVVLSQKRIYGKKILNFFTYNVTGRQVNIGCDPTDVGVAVCGIKSAKALYDAVHEGKPFYDTVVSLEGVSNHMEYILVKIGTPFKDIIEACGFTGDIGKIIANGVRTGVAQYTDQVPVTKGTTRISLQKPEEIIRDESIACIHCARCVDVCPVELIPSRLAVMADQGRFDECRQMHIQNCIECGDCAAVCPSKIHILQLIRYSKDAIEMAYEDLPSKESSNLKLGCGCGGE; this is encoded by the coding sequence GTGGAAATCAAAACATTGGATAAATTACCCGAAAAAATAATAATTCCACTCAGACAGCACAGGGGTGCTGTCTGTGAACCCCTTGTGAAGAAAGGCGACAGGGTTCTTATTGGACAGAAGATAGGAGATAGTGAAGAATATTACTCATCTGCAGTTCACTCAAGCGTATGTGGTGAGGTCATTGCTATTGAAGAGGCTGCTCATCCTGATGGTAACAAGTCAATGAGCGTTATTATCCAGCCGGAAGACAGCAATGAGACAGTTGTATTCTCTCCCAGCAAGGATCTTACACCTGAAAAACTTGCAGAACTCATAAAGGAATCAGGTATTGTGGAGCATTACGGAATGCCCACTCATACTGTCCTTAAACCAACTGGCAAGAATATCGATACAGTGCTTATAAATGCGACATCATCCGAATGGATTGGTGGTACATTTGGAACTCCCAAGGAATATGCGTCCCAGGTAATGGATGCTCTCAAGTTGCTCATGAAAGCAGCCGGTGCCAAAAAGGGAGCTATTGTATTGAGGACTGATGATAATGATTCCATTGATGCATTTGAGGGCATTGAGGTCGATAATAAAAAGCTGAGAGTTGCTCCTCTTGTAGGTGGCCGTAAGATAGGGTACTATTTCAACGAGCAGGAATCTGACATTGTTGTCCTATCCCAGAAACGCATTTACGGGAAAAAAATCCTGAATTTCTTTACTTATAATGTAACAGGAAGGCAGGTTAACATAGGCTGTGACCCAACAGATGTTGGAGTTGCGGTGTGTGGTATCAAGTCTGCAAAGGCTCTTTACGATGCTGTTCATGAAGGCAAGCCTTTCTATGACACCGTTGTTTCTCTTGAAGGTGTTTCAAATCACATGGAATATATTCTTGTAAAGATTGGAACCCCATTCAAGGATATTATTGAAGCCTGCGGTTTTACCGGTGATATTGGAAAGATAATTGCCAACGGTGTAAGAACTGGTGTGGCTCAGTACACTGACCAGGTCCCTGTGACAAAAGGAACCACAAGAATATCCCTGCAGAAACCTGAAGAGATCATCCGGGACGAGTCGATAGCATGCATTCATTGTGCACGTTGTGTGGATGTCTGTCCGGTTGAGCTTATTCCAAGCCGTCTTGCTGTCATGGCAGACCAGGGTCGTTTTGATGAATGCAGGCAAATGCATATTCAGAATTGTATCGAATGTGGTGATTGTGCGGCAGTCTGCCCATCAAAAATACATATACTACAGCTTATAAGGTACTCAAAAGATGCAATAGAGATGGCCTATGAAGACTTACCTTCAAAGGAATCATCCAATCTGAAACTTGGCTGTGGCTGCGGAGGCGAGTAA
- the rnfD gene encoding Rnf electron transport complex subunit RnfD: protein MTYTISAPPHKKTRLDFKTLNISKIIALLPLCFAAIYFFGIPALGIIIACVLAAVATEFGIQTIFKQKVTIADGHAALTGLMLALLIPPEAPLWIAVVGGFFAITVGKHVFGGIGSYIFNPVLVAWVFIRSAWSSDMMPLSIPHTGQFSDLILENGAGLMVDVSPILLVGGLYLIYKRYVDWRVPFAFFVTMIALPQTMLFISGVIALVHEGVLNPLMYMSQLFTFLDMSPELPYSMIGIVFFGILFLATDTPTSPVTKSGRVIYGITCGVLVFIYGYFSNYVDGVLYGIFLANCVASYIEVNTMPASFGTKSLPEKVYRNVMDKIPASLKFEVMKNE, encoded by the coding sequence ATGACATATACGATTTCAGCTCCTCCTCATAAGAAAACAAGATTAGATTTCAAGACATTGAATATAAGTAAAATAATCGCTTTGCTTCCGTTATGTTTCGCAGCGATATACTTCTTTGGTATTCCTGCACTCGGGATCATCATTGCGTGTGTATTAGCGGCGGTAGCAACTGAATTTGGTATTCAGACAATATTCAAGCAGAAAGTAACCATTGCAGATGGACATGCAGCTCTTACGGGACTTATGCTTGCACTTCTGATTCCACCTGAAGCTCCTTTATGGATAGCAGTTGTTGGTGGTTTTTTTGCGATAACAGTTGGAAAACATGTTTTTGGAGGAATCGGCTCTTATATATTTAACCCGGTTCTTGTGGCCTGGGTGTTTATAAGAAGTGCATGGTCCTCTGATATGATGCCTTTATCCATTCCTCATACAGGTCAATTCTCTGATCTTATACTTGAGAATGGTGCGGGTCTGATGGTGGACGTTTCTCCGATACTGCTTGTAGGTGGTTTATACCTTATTTACAAGAGATATGTTGACTGGAGAGTTCCTTTTGCATTCTTTGTAACAATGATAGCATTACCACAAACAATGTTATTTATTTCAGGTGTAATTGCTCTGGTTCATGAAGGTGTCCTGAATCCACTGATGTATATGTCACAGCTTTTCACTTTCCTTGATATGAGTCCTGAGTTGCCATATTCAATGATAGGGATAGTCTTTTTTGGTATACTTTTCCTTGCAACTGACACACCAACTTCTCCGGTGACCAAAAGTGGACGTGTCATATACGGCATTACATGTGGTGTGCTTGTTTTCATATACGGTTATTTCAGCAACTATGTTGACGGAGTATTATACGGCATCTTCCTTGCAAACTGTGTTGCTTCTTACATAGAGGTCAATACCATGCCTGCATCATTCGGAACAAAGTCACTTCCAGAGAAAGTATACAGGAATGTCATGGATAAGATTCCGGCATCCCTAAAATTCGAGGTGATGAAAAATGAGTGA
- the rnfG gene encoding Rnf electron transport complex subunit RnfG, translating into MSESNNETIVIVGKIVLISVVAALLLGITYVPTSAQLKINEETARTAILGELIPEANNNFEAVEGDLVDDDGNRDVLYYRAKDSSGNIIGYAFFKQQAGAQGPLVIAGGVDDSFATVRGMDVLSHEETPGLGAKIIEDDFRSQFNGIPVASLSLSSSGGAVDSITGATISSQAVIDALNSKIIEIEEAEE; encoded by the coding sequence ATGAGTGAGTCCAATAATGAAACAATAGTAATTGTAGGGAAAATAGTCCTTATATCGGTTGTGGCAGCTCTCTTGTTGGGTATTACTTATGTTCCTACGAGTGCACAGCTTAAGATCAATGAGGAAACTGCCCGAACAGCTATACTAGGTGAACTTATTCCGGAAGCCAACAATAACTTCGAAGCTGTTGAAGGCGATTTGGTTGATGATGATGGCAACCGTGATGTTCTTTACTATCGTGCAAAGGATTCTTCTGGTAATATCATCGGTTACGCTTTCTTCAAGCAGCAGGCAGGTGCTCAAGGCCCGCTGGTTATAGCAGGTGGTGTTGATGACTCATTTGCAACAGTTCGTGGAATGGATGTTTTGAGTCATGAAGAGACGCCTGGTCTGGGTGCAAAGATAATAGAAGATGACTTCAGGAGCCAGTTCAATGGTATTCCAGTAGCTTCACTGAGTCTTTCCAGTTCAGGTGGAGCAGTTGACTCTATTACCGGTGCAACGATATCCTCCCAGGCTGTCATAGATGCACTGAATTCCAAGATAATTGAGATAGAAGAGGCAGAGGAGTGA
- the rnfE gene encoding Rnf electron transport complex subunit RnfE produces the protein MDPLSEYIRGITRDNPIFGLVLGLCPTLAVTTSVENAIGMSAGTAFVLICSNIFVSALRKQIPSAVRLPIFIIIIATFVSIVKMIMQAYFPPMYAALGVFIPLIVVNCIIIGRAEAYANKNNVFYSFIDGLGISTGFLLVLMLIGGIREILGTGQIVTFDFTLITLPINPSVTTMILPPGAFLTIGALMGIVNYQKEKKRAKGG, from the coding sequence ATGGACCCTTTAAGTGAATATATTCGTGGTATTACACGAGACAACCCGATTTTCGGACTTGTTCTGGGCCTCTGTCCTACGCTGGCAGTGACCACATCAGTCGAAAATGCAATCGGTATGTCCGCAGGTACTGCATTTGTGTTGATTTGTTCAAACATTTTCGTTTCAGCCCTGAGGAAACAGATTCCTTCGGCTGTAAGACTTCCAATATTCATTATCATTATAGCGACCTTCGTGTCCATTGTAAAGATGATAATGCAGGCGTATTTCCCGCCCATGTACGCAGCGTTAGGTGTTTTCATACCGCTTATTGTGGTAAACTGTATCATCATCGGACGTGCTGAGGCATACGCTAACAAGAATAATGTGTTCTATTCTTTCATAGATGGTCTTGGTATTTCCACAGGTTTCCTGTTGGTACTGATGCTCATCGGTGGTATAAGGGAAATTCTAGGTACGGGACAGATAGTAACATTTGACTTTACTCTGATCACCCTGCCTATCAATCCGTCAGTTACCACAATGATATTGCCTCCGGGTGCTTTCCTTACAATAGGAGCACTAATGGGAATTGTGAACTATCAAAAGGAAAAGAAGAGAGCAAAGGGTGGTTAA
- the rnfA gene encoding Rnf electron transport complex subunit RnfA, translated as MVEKALFAIFMDGIFIKNFLLIQFLGLCSFVGVTKDVKSAAGMSGAVVFVMALASTVSYLIYTYILVPTKMEFLDLISFIVVIAALVQLVEFVVRKNIPSLYRSLGIYLPLITTNCAVLGVVLLNVNSEYNFMQSVVFGISAGLGYTIVMLMMAAIRERSTFVNVPSSIRGLPQAFFIATMLSMAFVNYFWVIPI; from the coding sequence ATGGTGGAAAAAGCATTATTTGCCATCTTTATGGATGGTATCTTCATTAAGAATTTCCTGCTTATCCAGTTCCTTGGTCTTTGTTCCTTTGTGGGTGTGACCAAGGATGTCAAGAGTGCCGCAGGAATGTCAGGAGCCGTGGTCTTTGTTATGGCACTGGCGTCCACTGTATCGTATCTGATCTATACATACATCCTTGTCCCGACAAAGATGGAATTCCTTGATCTTATCAGTTTCATTGTTGTAATAGCAGCACTTGTACAATTGGTGGAGTTTGTTGTAAGGAAGAATATTCCGTCACTTTACCGCTCACTTGGTATTTACCTGCCGCTGATAACAACCAACTGTGCAGTTTTGGGGGTAGTATTACTGAATGTTAATTCAGAATACAACTTCATGCAGAGTGTGGTATTCGGTATTTCCGCAGGTCTTGGATATACTATTGTAATGTTGATGATGGCTGCCATCAGGGAGCGTTCGACCTTTGTGAATGTCCCGTCGTCTATCAGGGGATTGCCACAGGCATTCTTTATCGCAACGATGCTTTCTATGGCTTTTGTTAACTACTTCTGGGTGATTCCTATATGA
- the rnfB gene encoding Rnf electron transport complex subunit RnfB has product MSELVTLLVQATAILGGLGLAVGVMLIVASKKFKVETNPLVDEIVEVLPGANCGACGYAGCADFAERVVNEGAPINGCPVGGFDVAKEIGGILGQEVSEGEEQYPFVKCNGGLNCVDRFEYVGFEDCKAVMLLSDGEKGCNYGCTGRGTCVRACPFDALSIGEDRLPHVNKNLCTSCGLCIASCPNDILEFARESEQVHVLCMSHDKGKAVKASCTVGCIGCKICEKNCPEEAITVTNFLAVIDQEKCTACGICVEKCPQNTIAIR; this is encoded by the coding sequence ATGAGCGAGTTAGTTACTTTACTTGTACAGGCCACAGCCATCCTTGGTGGTCTTGGGCTTGCTGTTGGTGTTATGCTCATTGTGGCATCAAAGAAGTTCAAGGTAGAGACCAATCCACTCGTCGATGAGATTGTGGAAGTTCTTCCCGGGGCTAATTGTGGTGCCTGTGGTTATGCAGGCTGCGCTGACTTTGCAGAACGTGTGGTAAACGAAGGTGCTCCTATCAATGGTTGTCCTGTTGGTGGCTTTGATGTTGCCAAGGAAATAGGCGGCATACTCGGTCAGGAAGTTTCAGAAGGCGAAGAACAGTATCCTTTTGTCAAGTGTAACGGCGGTCTTAATTGTGTTGACCGTTTCGAGTACGTGGGCTTTGAGGACTGTAAGGCTGTCATGTTGCTCTCAGATGGGGAGAAAGGCTGTAATTATGGATGTACGGGCAGGGGAACCTGCGTGCGGGCATGTCCGTTTGACGCTCTTTCTATTGGTGAAGACCGTTTGCCTCATGTGAACAAGAACCTGTGTACCAGCTGTGGACTATGTATTGCTTCATGTCCAAATGACATTCTAGAGTTTGCCAGGGAATCTGAACAGGTTCATGTACTTTGTATGTCACACGATAAAGGCAAGGCTGTAAAAGCTTCCTGTACCGTGGGTTGCATCGGATGTAAAATATGTGAGAAGAACTGTCCGGAAGAGGCTATAACGGTAACTAACTTCCTTGCGGTTATCGATCAGGAAAAATGTACGGCATGTGGGATATGTGTGGAAAAATGTCCACAGAATACAATTGCTATCAGGTGA
- a CDS encoding replication factor C small subunit, which translates to MKEEIWIEKYRPFKLDDVVGQKEAIERLKSYVKTRNLPHLLFSGPPGVGKTATSVSIARELFGDSWRENFTELNASDERGIDVVRTKIKNFAKTTPIGGADFKVIFLDEADALTSDAQSALRRTMERYTNNCRFILSCNYSSKIIEPIQSRCAVYRFRPLSDDAVAERVRFVAQNEGLDIADDGVDAITYIAQGDMRKAINALQAAALVEDTIHKDAIYKITATARPEQVRELIATALEGNFSVARKHLDVLLLEQGLSGEDVVGQIYRAMFEIEIPEKRMVELIDVIGEIDFRLTEGANERIQLESLLAHFALSGKEYQ; encoded by the coding sequence ATTAAAGAAGAGATATGGATTGAAAAGTATAGGCCCTTTAAGCTCGATGACGTGGTCGGTCAGAAAGAGGCAATAGAAAGGCTCAAATCGTACGTAAAAACGAGGAACCTTCCACATCTTCTTTTCTCAGGTCCTCCGGGAGTTGGAAAGACGGCAACTTCAGTATCTATTGCACGCGAGCTTTTTGGAGATTCATGGCGTGAGAATTTCACAGAACTCAATGCTTCCGATGAACGAGGGATTGATGTTGTCAGGACAAAGATTAAGAATTTTGCAAAAACAACACCAATTGGAGGTGCAGATTTCAAAGTCATTTTCCTCGATGAAGCTGATGCCCTGACATCAGATGCCCAGTCAGCTCTGCGGCGTACCATGGAACGCTACACCAATAACTGTCGTTTCATTCTTTCATGCAATTATTCATCCAAGATAATCGAACCGATCCAGTCAAGATGCGCTGTTTACAGGTTCCGTCCTCTCTCTGATGATGCTGTTGCTGAACGTGTCCGTTTTGTGGCACAGAACGAAGGTCTGGATATCGCCGACGATGGTGTGGATGCCATCACGTACATTGCTCAGGGTGATATGAGAAAAGCGATAAATGCCCTTCAGGCTGCAGCTCTTGTTGAAGATACCATTCATAAGGATGCAATATACAAGATCACCGCAACAGCTAGGCCTGAGCAGGTACGTGAACTTATTGCAACCGCTCTGGAAGGTAATTTTAGTGTTGCCAGGAAACACCTTGATGTTCTTCTGCTTGAGCAGGGTCTTTCAGGTGAGGACGTGGTCGGACAGATATACAGAGCTATGTTTGAGATAGAGATTCCTGAAAAAAGAATGGTTGAACTTATAGATGTTATAGGTGAGATCGATTTCCGGCTAACAGAAGGGGCAAATGAGAGAATACAGCTTGAATCCCTGCTGGCACACTTTGCACTATCTGGAAAGGAATATCAGTGA
- a CDS encoding small multi-drug export protein, whose protein sequence is MSLEALVLELLSSVPHWFATVIIGALPVFELRGAIPIALGIYGMNPVAAYFFAVLGNMVPVVPLLLYLDPVSNYLRRYTIFDEFFSWLFGRTQRNHSERFEKYGTLALTIFVAIPLPVTGAWTGCAAAFVFGIKFRHALLAILAGVLIAGIIVSVVALTGISLLSLI, encoded by the coding sequence GTGAGTCTTGAAGCACTGGTACTGGAGTTGCTTTCTTCGGTACCCCACTGGTTTGCAACGGTTATAATCGGTGCCCTGCCTGTATTTGAGTTAAGGGGAGCCATACCTATTGCTTTGGGTATATATGGTATGAATCCGGTTGCTGCTTACTTTTTTGCAGTGCTGGGTAATATGGTGCCTGTGGTCCCGTTGCTTCTTTATCTTGATCCGGTTTCGAACTACCTCAGGAGATATACAATATTTGATGAATTTTTCTCATGGCTATTTGGAAGAACTCAGCGTAACCACTCGGAAAGATTTGAAAAATATGGTACTCTTGCACTGACAATATTTGTGGCAATCCCGCTACCTGTTACAGGTGCATGGACTGGATGCGCGGCAGCCTTTGTTTTCGGAATCAAATTCAGGCATGCATTACTTGCAATACTTGCAGGTGTACTTATAGCCGGTATTATAGTCAGTGTTGTTGCCTTGACCGGAATAAGCCTTTTAAGTCTCATATGA